In the Streptobacillus felis genome, one interval contains:
- a CDS encoding IS30 family transposase, which produces MNNNNINLKKGKHLSYQEKLKIEGFLANNNILDYHKDYASNKIIQNTKRKYRVLVYELSDYLGRCKRTIKRELERGKVEQTDYLGRIYYAYSADKSNSRYIEMRKEDTRALKIDKNINLFYFMANLLKKKYSPYACIQLAINEGLNPKFTSRTLLNYIRKGLFDSLGIKPNHSLYQQKKVKKEKCAKLIRKGKYNSIEDRPDEINKRLEVGNWEIDTVVGNRTGKNKALLVLTDRCSRYQIIKLIDDKTSNSVSKTLNEIINENKALSFKTFTSDNGSEFYSIDNVCKHFNLEWYYCHPYSSSERGSNENNNRFIRRFFPKGSSFNNLSNKEIEYIQDFMNNYPRKIFNGKTSKNIYFENKNAA; this is translated from the coding sequence ATGAACAATAATAACATAAATTTAAAAAAAGGTAAACACCTTAGTTATCAAGAAAAACTAAAAATAGAAGGATTCTTAGCTAATAATAATATATTAGATTATCACAAAGATTATGCATCTAATAAAATTATTCAAAATACTAAAAGAAAATATAGAGTTTTAGTTTATGAATTATCTGATTATCTTGGTAGATGTAAAAGAACTATTAAAAGAGAACTTGAAAGAGGAAAAGTTGAACAAACAGATTATCTTGGTAGAATCTATTATGCTTATTCTGCTGATAAATCTAATAGTAGATATATTGAAATGAGAAAGGAAGATACAAGAGCTTTAAAAATTGATAAGAATATTAATTTGTTTTATTTCATGGCTAATTTACTAAAAAAGAAATATTCTCCTTATGCCTGTATTCAATTAGCTATTAATGAAGGTCTTAATCCTAAATTTACATCTAGGACTCTTCTTAACTACATTAGAAAAGGATTATTTGATTCACTTGGAATAAAACCTAATCATTCTTTATACCAACAAAAGAAAGTTAAAAAAGAAAAATGTGCTAAACTTATTAGAAAAGGTAAATATAATTCTATTGAAGATAGACCTGATGAAATAAATAAAAGGTTGGAAGTTGGAAATTGGGAAATAGACACTGTTGTAGGTAATAGAACAGGTAAAAATAAGGCACTGCTTGTATTAACTGATAGATGTAGTAGATATCAAATTATTAAACTAATTGATGATAAAACTTCAAATTCCGTATCAAAAACTTTAAATGAAATAATAAATGAAAATAAAGCACTTTCTTTTAAAACATTTACTTCAGATAATGGGAGTGAATTTTACAGTATAGACAATGTCTGTAAACATTTTAATTTAGAATGGTATTACTGTCACCCTTACAGTTCTTCAGAGCGTGGAAGTAATGAAAATAACAATAGATTTATTAGGAGATTTTTCCCTAAGGGATCTTCATTTAATAATTTGAGTAATAAAGAGATAGAATATATACAAGACTTTATGAATAATTATCCAAGAAAAATTTTTAATGGTAAAACATCAAAAAATATTTATTTTGAAAATAAAAATGCAGCATAA